In Carya illinoinensis cultivar Pawnee chromosome 7, C.illinoinensisPawnee_v1, whole genome shotgun sequence, the following are encoded in one genomic region:
- the LOC122316497 gene encoding myosin-2 heavy chain-like, protein MTTSKLLLLSIFLSLVLAHVRASVPVDEDEAVTVAGSDGSDYSSALKIELEQLKFKIQDLESHVDKKSKELKAKEDSIGEKEKIIQEKSDSIASLQSEIASLQKKGTLDAVELVRKAHARVDELKKQADIRKSELETLNKEKKALEARVDEAERKVHDLSLELETLQKINDEQKTRIRKIERALKVAEEEMIKAKSEATSKTKKLKEVHGAWFPPWLAVHLIHCQSFMETHWNERGKPVMDMVIEKALEKKAQAEKWAAPHMETIKTKWIPTIEEQWVVLKTNTEPHVQTLRKKTSEVYEASKTKVTPHLVQVQKFIDPYFQDVKKFSKPYIDQIADVAKPHVEKVRVAIKPYTKEVVYAYGKFLKSATTYHHQMQVTVQEMLKRHELTRPLATKELEWFAASALLALPIIILFRIGSTIFYKKVKKPTRNAHTNHARRKAKRVHPDK, encoded by the exons ATGACGACTTCGAAGCTCTTGCTTTTGTCAATCTTCCTATCTCTAGTTCTTGCGCATGTTAGGGCAAGTGTTCCGGTCGATGAAGATGAAGCAGTTACAGTCGCCGGATCTGACGGTTCTGATTATTCGTCCGCTCTGAAGATCGAACTGGAACAACTTAAGTTCAAGATCCAAGACCTTG AGTCCCACGTTGATAAGAAATCCAAAGAACTGAAAGCAAAGGAAGATAGCATAGGGGAGAAGGAAAAGATCATTCAAGAGAAGTCAGATAGCATTGCTTCCTTGCAGAGTGAGATCGCATCCCTCCAG aaaaaggGGACTTTAGATGCTGTGGAGTTGGTTCGTAAGGCTCATGCGCGCGTTGATGAGTTAAAGAAGCAG GCTGACATACGTAAAAGTGAACTAGAAACTCTAAACAAGGAGAAGAAGGCTTTGGAAGCCCGGGTAGATGAAGCCGAAAGGAAAGTACATGATTTGAGTTTGGAACTAGAAACT CTCCAAAAGATTAATGATGAACAGAAGACCAGAATTCGTAAAATTGAACGGGCTCTTAAAGTTGCTGAG gAAGAAATGATCAAGGCAAAGTCTGAGGCCActtcaaaaactaaaaagttAAAGGAG GTTCATGGTGCGTGGTTTCCACCTTGGCTTGCTGTGCATTTAATCCATTGTCAG TCCTTCATGGAGACACATTGGAATGAGCGTGGCAAACCAGTTATGGATATGGTAATTGAGAAG GCCCTAGAGAAAAAAGCACAAGCCGAAAAGTGGGCTGCACCTCATATGGAAACAATTAAAACT AAATGGATCCCAACTATAGAGGAACAGTGGGTCGTACTAAAAACGAACACTGAGCCACATGTCCAGACACTAAGGAAAAAAACCAGTGAAGTTTATGAGGCATCAAAGACCAAAGTAACTCCACATCTTGTCCAAGTGCAAAAATTTATTGATCCTTACTTTCAg GACGTGAAGAAGTTCAGCAAACCTTATATTGATCAAATTGCAGATGTGGCAAAACCTCATGTTGAAAAAGTACGAGTGGCGATAAAGCCCTATACAAAGGAAGTAGTTTATGCCTATGGGAAGTTTCTGAAATCCGCAACTACCTACCACCATCAG ATGCAAGTGACTGTGCAAGAGATGCTGAAAAGGCATGAACTGACAAGACCTCTTGCTACTAAAGAGTTGGAGTGGTTTGCG GCTTCTGCTTTGTTGGCCCTACCCATCATCATACTCTTCAGAATTGGTTCCACCATTTTcta CAAAAAGGTGAAGAAACCTACTCGAAATGCTCACACCAACCATGCACGCCGTAAGGCTAAACGGGTCCATCCAGACAAGTAG